The nucleotide sequence ATGAGGTCCTAGAGAAGATGATCCTCCAAATCGTCTATCTGGACTTAGATCAACTTAATAAGACTATGGTTTATAATGCGGTAGGGGTCTCTCTTGTGAGGCTAACATATGATGCAGCTTCTAATTTGTTTAAAGAGGTTACCAAGAAAAATCTAGGATGACATACTCGACATACCGAGGTTCCTAAAAGTTCTCCTACCTATTCATATATTGATAAGGagcaaagaaaaatagatgaatagTGGGAAGAGAACTTATAAAATATGATGAGACAATTGGAGTCTCTAATGAAGCATATGATGGGTGGACCCATAAAGGCGTTCAATGCTGTGGCGTCCTCTAATGACTCTTTCAATCAttttttatgtttccacttaTGTTCACCATTAGGGCTTCTCCATTACTGGCCAaatttatttatgacttactgaaATCGACTATTTAATTACCGGGCaacttatttgatttttagagtcaattccctatttaaggattcgttggttccaaatggctaTCGGGAGAAAACTTCAATGAAACAGTCTAGGATGATAATTTTGATTGTTATTATAGATTGGTAGTATctattttagtctaggtagacctttgatttaagttccaatgcacccaagctcatttcgacctactggtcagaaagttgaaaaatcaaaatatatgtgtGGGATCCAaatttggttgaaacaacctcagatTAAAAATACGACTTCTCCATTGCGtctaaaaaatcaattttagtataggagacccttggttcaggtcgtaagactttcaaacttattttgggctattgagcggaTTTTATGAAacaaaactataggtgtgggccccacttttttccaaaacaatctcaaattaaatttttgatggTTCCAATGAATTCGAAATGTGGTTTACACACAAATTTcactattttatcatatattttgggttttgaatgagTTCTAAgctttaaaaataagttttgacttgGCTGGTGGCCCAGACGGCGATTGCGGCATACCCAAAGTTGGTAGGGGTACTTAAGTACCCTTTAGGCTGCATTTTTCATCATTTTGACTCGTTTTTAAGAGTCTAAAACCCTAAAAGGGTATAACAACTCAAAATTAAGTCTTGTAGGTAACTAGGGAGTTGgtaacatcttttatcatgattatcatccagACTAAgataagatttcatcactttattggtgaatttcttagttcttgacccaaaatcccAATTTATCTTAGGGATTGACTGACCTCTAAATTTGGTTTGTTTGTAATcattaattgagggttatgatttcttggtgatatatgagcattgggttgacctcaaaaatgcaATTTTCGTATATGGGacccatttagggtttttggtgtcatttttggacccaaagcacaatagtccaatatgggtatcgttagactcttattgatgagtagattatatttatGATAGTGTCATGGCATttttgggattgtgaagtgaagacgagcatatAGTGCTTGAAGTATGACTATACGatttggccttgaggtaggctccTGTCcatttttcttcatagatgatatatgATATGTATTATGTATGGATATGAATGTTAGGATTTATTATGATTAAGATACCTTatccttgattattgatgtttttgtAAATTCAATGAGGGTCTTGGACCCATAAGATGGTATGTTTATAACCTTATGGACTCTTATTGCATTCTCCCTAGTTTAGATTGAATTATAGCATGGATTTGATACATTGCTATATTAgggatgtggttttagtgttGGAAGCATGCTTAGTATATTTGATCTTATTAGGCTAGTGTGGTGTTCTTAGAATAATAATTTGGATAGAATTGACTTAAGATCCTTTATTTCTagttgaagttcctatcttaggattttATGTGGCTTACTTTTCATCTAGAAGTTGAATTTGATATCTTAGCCAATTTTGGGGCATAGTgtacctaattaaggaaattgaggtttagaagtgggattgtccaGCCCACTTAGGCGTAGACTTGTGTTACACATTATGGAATTAGctgtggatgttagacatagttgagactaataaaccttagtataaggttactttttGACTCGATATATTGTAATAATGTTCCTCAGATTGTGACTTATGAGTTATAGCTATATTGTTGCTTAtagaaataatttgataaaatcagcctatagagatgttatttcctcttagacttgatacttggcccatagagatgttattttctctaagacttgatacttggcccatagagataTTATTTCTTCTTAGACTTAATACTTGTCCTATAGAGATTccatttcctcttagacttgatatttggcccatagagatgttgTTTCCCCTTAGACATAACGTTGGGTCCTTAgtgatgattttcctcttagatgcaatgttgggcctatagagatgctaccTACTTTTAGATATGATAGTTGTCCtatagaggtgatattcctcaccATCCTGATGAatgaactttatataaaaaaTGACTTATAGTCATGTCATGtttattaatattatgcctcctatgtgagagatgattatatgcttattaaTATTATACCTCCTATATACGAGATTCCTCCTAGGtatgagatgattagagatagttatgattataaatattattatagagATGAGTTTCAAATATGTATATGGACCAAAAgctgtgatgatgatattgtgattattctggatatattattgggccaagAGATGATAGATGATATCAATTGGACATTCGAGAAGTGTTTACCCTTATTGAGGATGTTATTAtagttcatgaatatatatatgtatgtgcgtATTCACATCTTTCcagtatgggatggaggaaggtgtggtatgatgcttatgatttcactgattgaatactggagatggcatgcatatattcaatacattcatgattattatattggttattgataTAATTCTAGCTGAAATGTAATCTTATGACTGTTGTTCCTAATTATAGTATAAGCTaggtggtaactagttgtctattagatGACTGTAGTACTTGATGCTTAGAATTCTAAATATGTTATTTAATGAGCCTTGCTTAGTAATATTATAGCTAatgactagggttgatacatggTTATGAAGATGAGTTTATCGATGGTAGTGATATGTGGCTAATGATAACAAGTTATAATGTCAATTAGTTGGTAAGTGAAGATAACATGGTTAACATTGCTAGGTGATAAGGGATGCTAATGATTATGATACCTAGTTACTAATGTTGAGTAGCTAATAATGAGGACTAGTtaataatgaggattagttggtaaatgattattagatattgattagtgttagttaataaaagatgtgtagttaataaatgataaatagtGAATAGATGGAGATTATGGTCTAATagtgaaccttgactagatgttaggattggctaattattaattaatagttAGTTGCAATTCTATGATTAATGATTATGTGAAGAATCAGTTAGATTGATAACTAGAAATCATGTGATGACTAGTAATCTAGAGGTAAAATAATGAGTCTTGGCTAGTTAATAATGAGTAGCTAGAATATAATGGTAAGATAGTTATCTTTGaaatgttatgattattattgcaAGTATATTGGCTTGGgtttgtgcacctattatataccTATATTTATGCATTGATGATAAGGATGATATATTACTGCCCGAAAAGGCCAGAGAATACTTTTATAATATATTGATGCCCGACAAGGATGAGGaatactttgatgatatattgatgcccggTAAGGACAGAGGATACTTTATAATaaattgatacccgacaaggccaaagtatactttgatgatatattgatgcccaACAAGGCCgtaggatactgtgatgatatattgatacctgaaaAAGCCAgagaatactatgatgatatattgatacccttAGAGGCTGGAGGATACTTTGATGGAATATTGATACCTGAAAAGGTTGGAGGTTGATCACGATGATGATGACActtatgatgatattgttgatatTAATTGTGTACCTTTCATCCATTCCtacatgtgcattgcctatcaccagtatgcacctatttTTATCATTCGGTATGGGGAGGTTACATAGACATGGGAgaagaatatgccttgtattATGGTATGTTTATTGAACCTTTAAAGCCTGGGGAGGGAGATATGCATAGGCTTGGTTAGGTCTTTTGTTGTCCAGAGTAGTCAATTATACACACTGATATtaatgttattattatcattgttatgatcattattatggtttGCTTATACAAATTGGTCATTGACCTTGTATCGGTATTCGAGGTATGTCTTcaacctcttctatcttatgaatACACTATTATGCATGTTTATATATCATGTTTAGTCATGTGGATTGGGAGCGTTGAGtttgatagtattaaatcctgatAGTATATTAATGATGTCTATAAACGAGGATAtaatgatctaggttatgctttaAGATGACCTCATGCATATATGTGTAtgcacttgtatatatgtatctagTTATATGAAGCAATGACACTatcgtatatccctttcttcgttGTTCTTATTATAAAtgtgtttcttttctttgtatattgttatatatctttcttttgcctTTCATTCGTTTATTAGCCTGGGTTATACGGTATAACATTGACGTctattgaatgtagctggaataggatagtttaccctTGATaattccttagtcttattatgttagactcttggacttaTACAGGATAGTTTTCCCTTATTCTTCACATTgatttgttatatgatttttggactcttgggtgtagtttccattctatttatatgttgtatgtatctGCTTTACCTTTGGAGCGCAGTTGacagttgcctactaagtaccaattatctggtactcatactacacttctgtaacCTTCAGTTCATAGTACGGGTTATTTTCATTAATGTGTGCATCAGATGGAGCaaccatggttcagagacttgtAGTGAACTCCTAACGTTTAGAGTGTTACTTATGTCTCTCTTAAGTATTAAACTAGTCTCTACtttgtatttagagataagttTTATCATTGTACTTCCTTTGACATTTCATTTCGATTTTCTTGATATATAGAAGCTTTGGTATTGATACCAGCGGGTTTTGGGGATTCACTTATGTAAtggtttttatcttatttatcccttattcttttccttatatattTGATTAGTCTATTACTAGCCGTTTTAGACTATGGATTGGCTTGaatactggtgggttatggtggGAGCCATTATGACTTGAGAAATCGGGTCTTCACACATCTAAGATCTTTGATGAAGAATAATCCAAAAAGCTTGACGAAGAGATCAAATATTTGGCTACCTATTCAGGGGGTTCCCACCTGGTCTATTAAAGTCAAGGTGGGAACCAAAGTTTTAAAGAGCGATATAGGGACCGTGACCGTGATTGGAGTGACAAGGATCATAAGTATGATCATTATGTTCCCCCTTATTATGGGAAAAAAGGCAAGGATTCCAACTCCATTGACCCCGGCAAATACCAAACAGAAGATGTGGTCGAAAGAATTTTAATGAAAATGTAGGGAATGGACAAAATTCTCTATGAATTTAAAGGTGATTTCTCGTAACTCAACCATATGGTTCTATGTCACTCCATTTCAATTACACAATTGGAGACTCAAATCGGGAAAATCTCTATTCAAATTAATGCTAGGACAAAGGGAGGCCATCCTAGTGACACCATTGTAAACCCAAAAAATGAGGCCCAAGTGTTTGCTATTGTCACTAGGAATGGTAAAACCCTTGGTGATCTTGTGGTACATGTCAAAAAAAAAGCCCAATGATTCAAAGGAAGAGGCTCTGAAGTCtaataaatggaaagaaaaagaGCTGGTGTTAAATGAAGAAGTTGATATAGAAGAGGGTGATCCAAAtttagttgaaaataataaagtgactAGTAATCCAATGCCTACCATGATGGTTTTCCCTCTATTCCCTCAAGGTCTCAAAAAGAATGAAACAATGCGAAATTCAGAATTCATGGCTAAGCTTAGCAACCTCTCCATTAATATCCCATTGCTTGCGACTATCCAATATATCCCAtggtatgctaagtttatgaaaaagttgatgtccaaGACGAGGGTTGTTGATAGTGATACAATTGAAGTTAATCATGGGTGTAGAGCTACCATGGCTAGTGCAATAGTAGAAAAGAAGGAAGATTCGGGAGCATTTACAATTCCATGCACCATCAGGGCACATAAGTTTGAAAAAACTTTATATGACCTTGGTGTAAGTATAAATCTCATACCCTTCACAATATATAAGAGGATTATATTGGGCACTCTTACTCCAATGTCAATGAGTCTTTTTATTGTAGACCGTTCGTTCAAGAAACCGGTTGGTGTTGTTTTTAATGTTTTGGTGAAAGTTATTAAATTCATCCTTCCGGAAGAATTTATGGTgctagatagtgaaatagatcaTGAGGTTCCTATCATTCTTTGTAGACCTTTTCTTTCCCCCGTTAGAGCCATTGTTGAATTGGAGCTTGCGGATAAAGTTTAGAGTTCATGATGATGAAGTGTCTTTCTGGGTGTGCAAAATAACAAAACAACCCGTGGAACTTCAAGTGGTATCAGTGATAGATGTTGAAGTTTAGAAATTTAATGACGGGTCCTTTGAGAACCTAACTTGAGAATGAAGGAAGACTTCATTCCATGATGCTAAGTAAGGCGCTATGAGGGGTAAAACCCACAAATTCCAcaaaagtggctcgtatcctttgtttttaattttgtagTGTAGATTTCAATTTTGTCAATTTAATAATCCATGTATTTATATCACTAAAGAGTGTGTTGAGTAAGTTTGAAAAGGGGAAGTGTTGAATCATTACTCAGTGAACTAAATAAGGTAAAATGTATCAAAATTAGAAATAAGCTAAATAGGGAAAATATAGGGGAAAAATGCCCTCTGTTACCATGATCATGGTACCTTGATCGTGATCATGATCAACCATGTGTCCACGATCGTAGACCCCTGATAGCGATCATGGTCTAGGCAATTTAAAAGACCATCTGAATGCCCCATTTCTCTCGCACTCccttctcaaattttctctcaagttgCACCCACTCTTGGGCATACTTTGGGCATTCAAAAGAACTAGAGAATATTCTTGCATCATCCCATCTTATAAGTCTCTCAAATTCATACTTTAATTGTTGAAATTAAGCCATAAAATGCATGTTATAGGAAAGGCCTAAATTTGTGTTTTTCATTGTTAAATATGTTTGCAATAAAATTATATGGTAGTTAGCTGCTAGAATATGGTGTGCACATAAGTGGGGAAGTTTTGAGTACCCAAATTGTGTGCGCATTGAGAAAATTTAAGGCTACACACCAACTGCTTGATCAATTTCTCAAATGAGTATTCACTAGTTATTTCTACATTCGGAAGGCATAATCAAGTACCTAGTAGTCTTTTTCAATGATTTTAGTGTAAATTCTTGTTATAGAACatgttttttcttaaaattttaatatttttgacatTGGATATTTTGGATTGAAATCAGTCTCAATTAATGCAATCACGGTCATTCGGACTGCCATCTCAGCTCCATCGCTCATGAACACAGTAACTTAGGTTGATTTTCATTCTGGGTCAAAAATTTCGCACTTTAATTGTTTATCCAAACACCACCAATTTGCAATACTATGAGCTTTAGTGAACAACATAGTTTAGTTTGTGCATGTATATTCCAATGATTAATGTGGTTACATTGTTCACTTACTTTTTAGGATCATATCATGGAAGAATAGGACCAAGTCCGATTCATGGCACCCGAGTGCCACACTCTTTATTATTGGGATCTTCCAAGGAAAAAACTGCTCCCGAAAAGAGAAATATGCTTGGAGAAAGTGCCGAAAAAGATTCCGTCATTTCATAATAGGCTTGTGGCCATGGGGTGGCAGTTCTTCGACCCGGATCCTTTCAAGGCAAGCGAGCAATGGGTTTTTAAGTTCTAAACTAACCTTCACCTAGTAGCTTTTTTAGACTCAGCCAACTTGATTATCCAGATTCGGGAGATGGAGGTGGACTTTAGGGtagagaaaataaatgaaatcTACAGGCTCTTAAATGGAAATATGGGTGAGTTCAAAGAGAAAAGGTGCAAGTCAGGAAGCTGGTTGGCAGAAAGACTATGTCCCAAAAAAGAAAGTCTTTTGGCTAGTGACCAAGAGAAATATATCCATAAATGAATTCACTGCCGAGGGTCGTATTTGGTTTAGCATCATATGTAGTCGAGTATACCCTTGCATCCACATGATACCAGTTTGATATTTACGGGCTCAGATGGTTGCTTGCATTCTAGATGGAATTTCTTTGAATATTGGTTAGCTCATAGTTTCTGACATAAAATTCTTCCAGAACCAAGGTGGTATGTGTCTCTCCTTTCCCTCCTCAATATTGAGCTTTGCTAGAGAGCCGAGGTTGAGGAGTACCCTGGAGATACTTGGGTGTGCCCTGGTACCCTATCTATCCTATTAAAATTCGAGGTGAGGGTGCACTGGGAAAAAGCAAGAAAAGGAAGATAGACTTAGGAAAATCGACATATGAGGAGATTGAGTCTTGTAGTCCATCCACCATAGACCTCTTGAGGAGAACGGTGTAGACATTACAACCATTAGGGAGCTCATGTCAGGTCTTCCCCAGGGGAAAGGAGAGCCCTCCATCACCCATCAATAATGTGTGTCCTGATCTGATAATGAAAAGTATCATGAGGACCAGAAGAAACAGGGAGCTATCCTTGATAGGCTTGAGAGAACCTATTCATCCTTGGTGGCGTCACATCAAGATCTCTGGGTTTCACTtgagaaaatggaaaaaaaggaaaagaagagagataaattcaTTAGCAAAAATGAGGAATGGGGTTAGTGCATGTGGAAGATCCTAACACCCCATGATAGACTTTTTTCCATATGGAGAGTGATGATGTGGCCCTAATTAAGTGGTCTGATCCTGAGGATGTTGATGATGCTGAGACCGAGTGTGGTAGAATATCTTGATGCAGTTTCAGGGAGaacccatatctctctttatgcttCATTGtttatgcagtgaggacactgctaGCTTTTTAGTTGGAAGCACCTACCTCcgtatttatttgatttgggactgtattattgatatttgtggatggttttatattcttttggatgatttttatttttatttggattgtaatattcgggcactctgatggtgcctatatttgcatggattagacatttttgtttttatattttttaatttatctttattttgcgTATGACGATATTGGATAaacttttccctatgatagactgaGTAAGGATATTCTTCAGGGAAAGAGCATTGTGATTGGGTTTTGATCTATAGATGGGGAATCCTGATTACCCGTTGCATCGAGGTCACAAATgaaagggaagtctgagtacctgcgGCATTTTTTATTTGGGATCACATATATACCCATGGCAAAGTCTGATAGCCATATAGGTTTGCCCATATGAAAGATAAAATATGAGACAATAGCTTGGGTTGGTCCCATAATTAGCAAATTATTTGTGGCTCAAATGCAAAGCAAACCCCCCATCCATCAAAAGATTTCCAAAATATAGAGGGCATGGACGTGAGAGACCTTGAAACAatagtttttctctttttgtgactccaaatattttacttttaaaaattggTAAATACTTCATTTTTTCTCTAGAAGGAGGGGAAAATGATCCTCCTTATTCCATgggttgtgattttatttttccaaatctcatatgtacttgtaccatctagagtTTTCCCCATTTGTCTCTCAAGTCTAATTTTTATTGtacttggttggtgagatgaCCCTAGGCCAcctttgtgacattggaagtccactttatcctaaaaagcctactcttgcatagatgttatccctagtcacccataTTGTGTCTTTAGCCCTTTCTTAGGAAAATACATTACAAGTCGTGAGCCTTTcattttttatccctcttttgagccCTACCCTTTTTGACCttaaaaatacaacttgaggctaaaatcctaagttgggggtagtAAATattggaagaggtaactttgggcgACAAAGTTTAAAGTGAATTCCTAAGAGCTTAAGCattgagaacaaatgaataaaaaaaaaggatctaacaaaggaaagaaaagcaTTAAGtgtgcaagaaaaaaaatgaaaagaaaattggtgaaccaaggaaataaaagtaggaacatgtgtaaagagtgaaaacaaaagaagttgCCCATGATCAAAATTTGGATAACATAATGTGATACaaatgttcaaggagggtataacCAAGTTTTTCCTAAATTATATACTACCCttccctaaacctacattataagttCAAAGGCCCTTTGATATCTCCAACaaagtgtattcattgtagtaATGATTGAAAAATagaggcaagcctatggcatggtacttgttatcaTCGAGAGTCCTTTGGGAGAGAGAGAGTTTTGCACTTAAatcccttgttgcatatttgacaACTTCGTGTGTGGAATTTTCCTTCTTGTATGGaggcatgtaaacaagttgaTGTGGGTGATTTTCTCATTTCCCAAAAAAGAGGCAAAaggagtataatgtagttgaggtCGAAGGTGAGACACATCTATAGTATTCGTGATTGTTGCATGgtttctctttgaagtcttttgcatccttctGAATTGCATTTTATGTTAAAGGGTTTCATGTGAATATAATTGCCCATGTTTGAATAGATATTTGTTGTAGTAATCAAGTTGAGGTCAATGTATCGTTGGGTCATAAAATTTTGGCATAAATGTGTATTGTCTAATGGtaataggtagtgttgcttgaggacaagcaaagctttaTGTCGGGGGTATTGTTGAGTGGTGAACTTAcaactcatttgcactcaacattcgttCACACTATTATGGGTTGAATGTATAAATGAGATgtatttgtgattaaatgcaaTAAATCCTCATTTTGCAAGCATACAAGTTATGAGATGGAAAGTCGTGGATGCAAgctaaaaaagatcaaaaaggaGGAAAGAAGTACAACTGATGTACCTGAAGCAGGAACCAGCCTTAGTTACCGTGATCGTAATCTGTGGGCCACGATCATAGCTAGTCAAGCCAGGTCAAAGTATTGCAATTGCAGTGATCTTTCCGCAGTCACTGTAGCAGCAATTACAGACAAGCCTCAGCGATCGTGGCTACGCGGGAATGTGCCCGAGGGCAGATTTGTAATTTTACTCACCCGAACCTAATTTCTTTTATAGGCTAAAACCCTTTCTCTTTTGGGTATTCtacacacttttaatatttttgaatttgaaattaaaacccaaattttggaaagaattatattttcatttggaaactttgaatttagtattttgaagaatggatgctttgaacAATCCCTACggtatatttttttctctcttttctttatgaGTAGCTACACTTTCattgtcttgggattatgctgaactaaggtgcaattatgtctgggttttgatatatttgtgtatatgtaGTTTGTTGATGATAGGTTTTACTATTGCTTGGttaaattagttgggatttgtggctgaaatccccaaatacccgaAATGGGTTTCTGgctgaaaaccccaaattcttgaaagctcaaaccacccttgaaagagaggtttgggtgaacttttagAACCtatatcatctttgaaagagggatgtgggtgacaaggcaatagtagacaattaatgggtgtagtttgctaattttcactatcttagatataagggtGATTAGGAAGTCGACTATATCTttggcatcttcctagaaatagggatgcacAATTGAGGTAATAGGTGAATGTAATTAACACACTAGTTAGGTACCTGAAAGGGACAATGAGTGAAATTTGTGAGGTTTTCTTGACAAACTAGCCGCAAGGATCTTAGACCTAGCTGGCCATATTGTTAATAACTAGCATGTACACTAAATTTTCATGCATACATGCATAACTTGTCCTTAGGTAGAAATAATCCAAAGATTCCAAAAACCATACCCCCCCTCTAAATTTTATTAATAGAATTTAATACCCATAGGACTAGAATCCTAATTTAgctcctcgtggattcaactTCAACATAAGTTGACCTTTGACAACGACCGTCCTTTGCCAATTTcgatggtataggtgagcattatcaCAAGGTCCCTCTCATCTAACGAGAACAACTAGAGTATTTTCATtctattcatgagataacaagtccaactaatCAAGGTTCTAGTCCATAAGTCAATTATCACACTTTATAGATTCAATAGCCTAAGCGgttcaactaatcccaaacaTTACCACCTACCtttccaacacctaaaacccctcCCAATCATAACAAGATATCAAAGGcatactataataaagctcaatctgaCAAGAAGTAACCCTAGCCTATCTCAAATCCAAATATATCACAGTAACTAACAACTtagcctacctcaaatccaaatatATCGCACTAACTGACAACCTTTTCTTTCCCTTTCCGCAAAGCTTCTTCTTGGATCCAAGCTATCAAAACACAATCTATGCATTGTTATGagaatatcaatacccatattgtaccattGTTTGTCGGGtctaaaatgacaccaaaaaagcctagtgggtcccacataaaaaaatgagtttctgagaccaacccattgttcaaaaaCCATTAGGAAGTTATATCCCACAAGAACTTTGGTGCAACCCAAGCATATTTGTGGTAATGTCAAGCCCTCAATCCATTTGGGGTTTTGtgtcaaataatcaagaattcgACACTAAAATGAAGGATTCACCTTAGattcattgataatcatgaatatacaaattattcaagctcccaatcaacaccCCAAGAATCTATTTGAGGACtacacactctattagggtttatggGACTCAAAGTAAAAGTAAAATGACCAATTCTCGACAAAAAGGGCATTTAAATATCCCTTCCCAGGTCCTCGGTCCACACGATCGAGAGCACGTGGGTCTCACTTGCGACATCATGATCACGATACACCCTCCATGATTGTGGTACCTTCTGCCTTACCagatgaaattttaaaattggaatAAATTCCAAGTTTTGGTCAATACCTCAGGATGCCTCTGGAATCCAATATGAGCAAATGGAATATGTAACCACATTAATTTCAACATTCCGAATGCATTTGCAAAGTCAGATtatccatccgaggttgtttcacCATATGTAAGATGCACAGTTGAATATCCAATTTATCAACACTCCGAACAATTGGTTGAAATGAGTTTGAGTGTAGCGGTACCCAAATAAAtggtctacctaacctaaaattgatatttcagagttGTGACCACAGTCAAAATTTGAATCCAATATCGTTTCACTGAGGTTTTTccttggtggccatttggaaccagagTAGACTT is from Capsicum annuum cultivar UCD-10X-F1 chromosome 5, UCD10Xv1.1, whole genome shotgun sequence and encodes:
- the LOC107853732 gene encoding uncharacterized protein LOC107853732, producing MVKPLVILWYMSKKKPNDSKEEALKSNKWKEKELVLNEEVDIEEGDPNLVENNKVTSNPMPTMMVFPLFPQGLKKNETMRNSEFMAKLSNLSINIPLLATIQYIPWYAKFMKKLMSKTRVVDSDTIEVNHGCRATMASAIVEKKEDSGAFTIPCTIRAHKFEKTLYDLGVSINLIPFTIYKRIILGTLTPMSMSLFIVDRSFKKPVGVVFNVLVKVIKFILPEEFMVLDSEIDHEVPIILCRPFLSPVRAIVELELADKV